The genome window CAGAAACGCGATCGCTCTTCCCCAAAAAAGCGATGAGTATGGGATATTTATTTATGCAGCCTCAGTCAAAGTCCTGACACGTAAAACTTCATTAGACATCAACGGTTCAATTTCCGACTCAGCTAAGGTAATTACAGCTATAGTTTCACCTAAAGCATTAAAAACTTCGAGACTGTAGCCATCCTCATCGGGGTGGGGATGATGCTCAACAATAGTGGCAATATCTCCTCGACAGAGTTTGTACTTGGGTACATCGGTTCGTAAAGCTACTCTTTTAAACAAGGGAAATTTCATTTTATACCTCCTTATTGGGATATAGGGTGATAAACTTGGTTTTTTGGGAT of Oscillatoria nigro-viridis PCC 7112 contains these proteins:
- a CDS encoding DUF4926 domain-containing protein; translated protein: MKFPLFKRVALRTDVPKYKLCRGDIATIVEHHPHPDEDGYSLEVFNALGETIAVITLAESEIEPLMSNEVLRVRTLTEAA